One Candidatus Margulisiibacteriota bacterium DNA segment encodes these proteins:
- a CDS encoding FtsX-like permease family protein — protein sequence MIKFLLKGILRDRSRSLLPIIIVTMGAFLAVIMYTFMEGGIGGMIETSARFNTGHVRIMTNAYYKIQDQVPNDLALIEVSPLLEKLQTTYPDFRWMTRIQFGGLLDVPDENGETLKQGPVVGTAIDFSSNVGSEIMKIKQGLVSGALPTKPFEILISEQFANKLGLKIGDSVTLLTSTINGSMAFANFIVSGFLSFGINAMDRGTIIADIKDIQSVLDMPDGASDVLGFASNMIYDDKKMVETAKKFNVTFGNAEDEFAPIMLSLGEQDGLDEMLGYADAAGSIIVGLFVFAMAIVLWNSGLMGNLRRYGEIGIRLAMGEPKGFIYRAMILESCMIGIIGSIIGTIIGLFCAYLLEIYGLDYGALMQNSTMMMENVMRAKVTPFAFVIGFLPGVFAPALGAIFAGIGIYKRQTASLFKELEV from the coding sequence ATGATTAAATTCTTATTAAAAGGAATCCTGCGAGACCGCTCGCGTAGTCTGCTACCAATAATAATTGTGACAATGGGCGCGTTCTTAGCAGTTATTATGTATACCTTCATGGAAGGTGGCATTGGTGGCATGATAGAGACCAGCGCACGTTTCAATACTGGACATGTACGCATTATGACTAACGCTTATTATAAAATCCAAGACCAAGTTCCTAACGATTTAGCGTTAATAGAGGTCTCGCCGTTACTGGAAAAACTGCAGACTACATATCCAGATTTTCGTTGGATGACTAGAATACAATTTGGAGGTTTACTGGATGTCCCAGATGAAAATGGTGAAACATTAAAGCAAGGACCAGTAGTAGGTACGGCTATAGATTTTAGTTCAAATGTTGGATCAGAAATCATGAAGATTAAACAAGGTTTAGTGTCTGGAGCCCTACCTACGAAACCTTTTGAGATTTTAATCAGCGAACAGTTTGCCAACAAATTGGGTCTTAAAATTGGTGATAGCGTTACTTTATTAACCTCAACCATCAATGGTAGTATGGCCTTCGCTAATTTTATTGTTTCTGGTTTTCTTAGCTTTGGCATCAATGCTATGGATCGAGGAACAATTATTGCAGACATAAAAGACATCCAGTCTGTGCTCGATATGCCTGACGGTGCCAGTGATGTTTTAGGTTTCGCTTCTAATATGATTTATGATGACAAGAAAATGGTTGAGACAGCCAAAAAGTTTAATGTAACTTTTGGTAATGCTGAGGATGAGTTTGCTCCAATCATGTTAAGTTTGGGTGAGCAGGATGGTTTAGATGAAATGCTCGGTTATGCGGATGCCGCTGGCTCTATCATTGTCGGATTGTTTGTCTTTGCGATGGCCATAGTGCTTTGGAATTCTGGACTAATGGGTAATCTTCGACGATACGGAGAAATTGGTATTCGTTTAGCCATGGGAGAACCGAAAGGATTTATCTATCGGGCAATGATTCTAGAATCTTGTATGATAGGAATAATCGGCTCAATTATCGGGACGATTATCGGTTTATTCTGTGCATATTTGTTGGAAATATATGGGCTTGATTACGGAGCTTTAATGCAGAATTCAACAATGATGATGGAAAATGTCATGAGGGCTAAAGTTACTCCTTTTGCGTTCGTGATTGGGTTTCTTCCTGGGGTATTTGCTCCCGCCTTAGGTGCTATATTTGCAGGGATTGGTATTTATAAACGTCAAACAGCAAGTTTATTTAAAGAATTGGAGGTATAA